Part of the Paludisphaera borealis genome, CGGTGGCGACCGGCCAGTTCGAGGTCATGAAGCGGACGATCGCCGGGCTCTCGCCCGACCGCCGGTTGCAGGCGGTCCTGGTGGCCTTCTCGTTCGGGGCGTTCATCGAGGGCTGCGCCGGCTTCGGGGCCCCCGTGGCGATCTCGGCGGCCTTCCTGGTCGGCCTGGGCTTCCACCCCTTTCAGTCGGCCTTATTATGCCTGATCGCCAACACCGCGCCGGTGGCCTGGGGGAGCGTCGGCATCCCCCTGCGGACCCTCAGCGTGGTGACCGAGCTGGACGTCGAGGCCCTGAGCGCCACGGCGGGCCGCATTTTACCCATCCTCTCGCTTCTGATCCCGTTCTGGCTGGTGTCGGTCGTGGCGGGGTTGCGGGCGACCTTCGCGGTCTGGCCCCCCTTGCTGGTGATCGGCGGGGCGTTCGCGGCGGTCCAGTTCCTCTGGTCCAACTACGTGGGGTTCGAGCTGGTTGACATCGCCTCGTCGGTCGCCAGCATGATCGCCGGGGTGGTCGTCCTCCACGTCTGGAAGCCGCGGGACGTCTGGCGGTTCGAGCATGACGGCGACGACGACGGCTCGCGAGGGGGCCGGCCCGCCGACGGCCAGGTGGCGCTCAGCCCCCGGACGATCGCCCGGGCCTGGATGCCGTTCGCGCTTTTGACGGTCATGGTCCTGATCTGGGGGCTGCCGGCGATCAAGTCGCTGGGGACGACCGCGACCAAGGACTGGCTCGACGCCCGGTGGTCGTGGAAGCCCGAGGTCCCGGTCCTCCACCTCCAGGTCGCCAAGGGGAGGGCGGTGACGGGCCGCGCGACTCCCGCCCCGGCCGACCTGGAGAAGGCGGTCCTCGACGTCGTGCCGCTCTCGGCCACGGGGACGGCGGTCTTCGCCGCGGCGGTCCTCAGCGGCCTGCTGCTGGGGGTGTCGCCCGGTTCCCAGGCCCGCATCCTCGCCAAGACGGTCGTCCGGATGATCCCGGCGATCTTCGCGATCCTCTGCATGCTGGCGCTAGGGTTTGTGACGAAATATTCGGGAATGGACGCCGTGCTCGGGCTGGCGTTCACCCGGACGGGGCCGCTGTTGTACCCGATCTTCGGCACCTTGCTGGGCTGGCTGGGGGTGGCCCTGACGGGGTCCGACACGTCGAGCAACGTGCTGTTCGGCAACCTCCAGAAGATTACCGCGACGAAGCTGGGGCTGGACCCGATCTTGATGGCCGCGGCCAACTCGACGGGGGGCGTGATGGGCAAGATGATCGACGCCCAGTCGATCGTGGTCGCCGCCGCCGCGACGGGGGAGGACGGTCGGGAGGGGGAGATCCTCCGCGCCGTGCTCCGGCACAGCATCGCCCTGGTCTTGATGGTCGGGGCGATCGTCTGGATCTACGCCCACGTCACCCCTTGGGTGGTGGTCGCCCCTCGGTAGGGGCCGGCCGGGGCGGGGCGGAATGAGAGACAGGGGGCCTTGGCCCCCCGTCTTGCTTCAAACCGGTGGGACGGACTCCGGCCGGCTGGGCTCCTGCTTCGGGAACGAGAGCCGCCGGGGGAGCGGTGCGGTGGGGCCTTCGGGAAAACCAGGACGTCCTGGCCCGACCGCTCAGCTCCGGTCGCGTCCCCGGTTGGAGAAGTCTGACGATTCGGTGTAGCGGGCGTAGCCGGCGTCGAGCCCTTCGGCTCCTCGCGCGGCGGCTTCCGGCTCTTCGCGCGGCCGGTGGGCGTTTTCATCGGGCTCCCGCTCGTTCAATTTCCCGACGACATGCGGGGCCGGGGTCGCTTCCTGGGGCGGAAGTTCCTGGACCGGGTTCGCCGGCTTGCGGCGAGCGACCTTCTTGACGGTCTTGTTAGTACGCGATTCAAGTCCGACGGCCACTGGACACCTCCCCGCGCGGCGCGGGTAAAAGCTGGGAGGCGCACGATCGACGGTTGGGGCCTTGACGCCCGCGCGAATCGAACGCATCCCGCGATCGCCCAGTCCCAAAGTAGGGTCGATCGCGCACCCATCACCACTGATGGGGTGCGAAGCCGGGGATGTTGGCCAAGAGCGGTGTTCCGACGTGTTCCGTACGGAATCATCCGCACAAGCCGACCCCTGGTCCTCTAGTGATGAAGTCTACCGGACGGGCGCGACTTCGGCCAGTCTCGGACGTCCGGAATTTGCCTTGTCGAGTTCCGTTTGCGATAACGGATGCATCAATCGAGTCGAATCCGGCCTGGGAATGCCGCGATTTGATGCATTTGTGAGACAGGACACGAATTTCATGCGCATCGGCATCCTCTCCGACACCCACGATCAGGTTGCGCGAACCCGGCGGGCCGTCTCGATCTTGACCGCCGCCGGGGCCGAAGCCCTGATCCACTGCGGCGACCTCACTATCCCCGAGGTCGTCGACGAACTCATCGGCGTCCCTTCCACGTTCGTCTTCGGCAACTGCGACTACGACCAGGCGGACCTCCGCCGGGCCATGAAGCGGATCGGGGCGAACTACCTCGGCCTCGGCGGCCTGATCACCCTCGGCGACCGTCGAATCGCCGTCACCCACGGCCACTCCGACGCCGAGCTGCGCCGCTTGACCGACCTCGAACCCGACTACCTGTTCTCTGGCCACACCCACCACCGCCGCGACGTCCGCGAAGGCAAGACCCGGTTCATCAACCCCGGCGCTCTCTACCGCGCCTCGTCCTGGACCGTCGCCCTCCTCGACCTCGCCGCCGACGACCTCCAGACCCTCACCCTGACCGAATGACCCCCGGCCGCAATTGGGTTCGTTCGCGCCGCAAACCACTACGCCCGAGCCCCCGAAACGCCTCGCCGCCTCCGTCCGACCCGCATGTTTTCAGGCCGTCGAGCCGACCTCCGACCCGGCCGAAATTGGGTTCGTTCGCGCCGCCGCAATGGTGGGTCGGCGCGGTGTAAAGCACTGTATCCAAGCGGTTTGCGTTTCGT contains:
- a CDS encoding L-lactate permease, with the translated sequence MWIQNYDPRGSWPVSTLLAALPVLTLLGLLVSGKVSAGKSALAGLTLACVMAWGAFGMPLPMVLASAGVGMVFALFRIVWLIVAAVFLYDLAVATGQFEVMKRTIAGLSPDRRLQAVLVAFSFGAFIEGCAGFGAPVAISAAFLVGLGFHPFQSALLCLIANTAPVAWGSVGIPLRTLSVVTELDVEALSATAGRILPILSLLIPFWLVSVVAGLRATFAVWPPLLVIGGAFAAVQFLWSNYVGFELVDIASSVASMIAGVVVLHVWKPRDVWRFEHDGDDDGSRGGRPADGQVALSPRTIARAWMPFALLTVMVLIWGLPAIKSLGTTATKDWLDARWSWKPEVPVLHLQVAKGRAVTGRATPAPADLEKAVLDVVPLSATGTAVFAAAVLSGLLLGVSPGSQARILAKTVVRMIPAIFAILCMLALGFVTKYSGMDAVLGLAFTRTGPLLYPIFGTLLGWLGVALTGSDTSSNVLFGNLQKITATKLGLDPILMAAANSTGGVMGKMIDAQSIVVAAAATGEDGREGEILRAVLRHSIALVLMVGAIVWIYAHVTPWVVVAPR
- a CDS encoding metallophosphoesterase family protein; the encoded protein is MRIGILSDTHDQVARTRRAVSILTAAGAEALIHCGDLTIPEVVDELIGVPSTFVFGNCDYDQADLRRAMKRIGANYLGLGGLITLGDRRIAVTHGHSDAELRRLTDLEPDYLFSGHTHHRRDVREGKTRFINPGALYRASSWTVALLDLAADDLQTLTLTE